A region of Catenibacterium mitsuokai DNA encodes the following proteins:
- a CDS encoding polysaccharide deacetylase family protein — translation MKKINIAIAFMLLISLVYSPVHADEVKEVYLTFDDGPSHNTPQVLDILDKYNVKATFFVTGENARYQSYIRTAYLKGHAIGAHSYTHKYSIYQSEETYFEDLGNIEKIIKEQTGRTSKLIRFPGGSSNTISRHYSQGIMAKVAQVVEKKGYKYYDWNVSSNDATRRSVNPARIIESSKSRLPRVCILMHDTATKTTTVQALPAIIEYYQANGYTFKTLEHTDFVSHQRINN, via the coding sequence ATGAAAAAGATAAATATTGCGATAGCTTTCATGCTTCTCATCAGTCTTGTTTATAGTCCTGTACATGCTGATGAAGTGAAGGAAGTTTATCTTACTTTTGATGATGGACCTTCTCATAACACACCTCAAGTGTTAGATATTCTCGATAAATATAATGTGAAAGCAACATTCTTTGTGACTGGTGAAAATGCCCGTTATCAAAGCTATATTCGTACAGCTTATTTAAAAGGACATGCTATTGGTGCACATAGTTATACACATAAGTATAGTATTTATCAAAGTGAAGAAACTTATTTTGAGGATTTAGGCAATATTGAGAAAATCATCAAAGAACAAACAGGACGTACCAGCAAATTGATCCGTTTCCCTGGAGGAAGTTCAAATACGATATCAAGACATTATTCACAGGGAATTATGGCTAAGGTTGCACAAGTTGTAGAAAAGAAAGGCTATAAGTACTATGACTGGAATGTATCTTCTAATGATGCGACTCGACGTTCAGTCAATCCTGCACGTATTATTGAAAGTTCTAAGTCAAGACTACCACGTGTCTGTATTTTAATGCACGATACAGCCACTAAAACAACAACAGTACAGGCGTTACCTGCAATTATTGAATACTATCAGGCTAATGGCTATACTTTTAAAACTTTAGAACATACTGACTTTGTCAGTCATCAACGTATCAACAATTAA
- a CDS encoding phosphatase PAP2 family protein, with translation MNNIYERLNQFLWSHPTYKKVVGFLTIALKYIMMASYVMLLIGFYITHDDYLIYAIIKPCAAFLIVTVIRKLINQSRPYDYLEVTPLFEHREGCSFPSRHAASAFIIAFTAIHFDLYIGIVMLIFAFLTAITRVLSGLHHISDVTAGMVLSLIIELL, from the coding sequence ATGAATAATATATATGAAAGACTCAATCAATTTTTATGGTCTCATCCTACTTATAAAAAAGTGGTAGGATTTCTTACAATCGCATTAAAATATATCATGATGGCTTCTTATGTGATGTTATTAATTGGTTTCTATATAACTCATGATGATTATCTCATTTATGCAATTATTAAACCTTGTGCTGCATTTCTTATTGTGACAGTGATTAGAAAACTGATTAATCAATCACGTCCCTATGACTACTTAGAAGTCACTCCACTCTTTGAACATCGTGAAGGATGTTCTTTCCCTTCTAGACATGCTGCAAGTGCATTTATTATCGCATTTACTGCGATTCATTTTGATTTATATATTGGTATAGTGATGCTTATATTCGCATTTTTAACTGCCATTACAAGGGTTTTAAGTGGTCTTCATCATATCAGTGATGTGACTGCTGGTATGGTGCTCAGTCTTATTATTGAACTTTTATAG
- the ychF gene encoding redox-regulated ATPase YchF — MSLTAGIVGLPNVGKSTLFNAITNAQVEAANYPFATIDPNVGVVEVPDHRLDDLAAIFNPKKTIYTTFEFTDIAGLVKGASRGEGLGNKFLANIRETDAICEVVRCFRDKDITHVDGSVDPVRDVETINLELVMADLETVDKRIGKIEKKAQTGDKEAKAEMEVLAPLKEVLEAGKMARTLTFNEEEMIYVKQFNLLTTKPMIYVANMGEEDIEDPDSNPYYIALKEYAAKEGCDVVPICAKIESELAALDAEDKAIFMDDLGIKESGLDKLIKETYALLDLKTFFTVGPDECRAWTFTNGMTAPEMAGIIHTDFQKGFIKAETYTYDDMMQYKSEVALKEAGKIRQEGKTYKGLDGDIMFFKFNV, encoded by the coding sequence ATGTCATTAACTGCAGGAATCGTTGGTTTACCAAACGTTGGTAAATCTACATTATTTAATGCAATCACAAACGCACAGGTAGAAGCAGCCAACTACCCATTCGCAACAATTGATCCTAACGTAGGTGTTGTTGAAGTACCAGATCATAGATTAGATGATCTTGCTGCAATCTTTAATCCAAAGAAGACTATCTATACTACATTTGAATTTACAGATATTGCCGGACTTGTAAAAGGTGCCTCTAGAGGTGAAGGTTTAGGAAATAAGTTCTTAGCTAACATCAGAGAAACAGATGCAATCTGTGAAGTAGTAAGATGTTTTAGAGATAAGGATATTACTCACGTTGATGGTTCAGTAGATCCAGTACGTGACGTTGAAACAATCAATCTTGAACTTGTAATGGCTGACTTAGAAACAGTTGACAAGAGAATTGGTAAGATTGAAAAGAAAGCTCAGACTGGTGATAAAGAAGCGAAAGCTGAAATGGAAGTATTAGCACCATTAAAAGAAGTATTAGAAGCTGGTAAAATGGCTCGTACGCTTACTTTTAATGAGGAAGAAATGATTTATGTAAAACAGTTCAACTTATTAACTACTAAGCCTATGATCTATGTAGCGAATATGGGTGAAGAAGATATCGAAGATCCAGATTCAAACCCATACTATATTGCTTTAAAAGAATATGCTGCAAAAGAAGGATGCGATGTTGTTCCTATCTGCGCTAAAATTGAAAGTGAGTTAGCTGCATTAGATGCAGAAGATAAAGCTATCTTCATGGATGATTTAGGTATCAAGGAAAGTGGTTTAGATAAGCTTATTAAAGAAACATATGCTTTATTAGACTTAAAGACTTTCTTTACTGTAGGACCTGATGAATGCCGTGCATGGACATTTACTAATGGTATGACAGCACCAGAAATGGCCGGTATTATTCATACAGACTTCCAGAAAGGTTTCATTAAAGCTGAAACTTATACTTATGATGATATGATGCAGTATAAGAGTGAAGTGGCTTTAAAAGAAGCTGGTAAGATCAGACAGGAAGGAAAAACTTATAAAGGACTTGATGGTGATATCATGTTCTTCAAGTTTAACGTATAA
- the srtB gene encoding class B sortase, whose product MKIIRRILLVVCLAVFLYSAGNLLNIGYKYHKLDSDNNKLQEKVVTEVKQDSPLDRKIDFNQLKSINEDIIGWIYIPNTNIDYALLKGKTNDTYIHTNYEKKYSFGGSIFLDEDNNASLTDSNTIIYGHNMKNGAMFANIKKFADHDYFINHPEVYIYLPDGSINVYSVYSTKIIDARSDYYLKDIDYASYVANAKSSAKQSRDVDTQNGAPLLLLSTCYAPDTTTRSVLFARLEKNVK is encoded by the coding sequence ATGAAGATTATTAGACGTATTCTTCTTGTGGTATGTTTAGCTGTCTTTCTATATAGTGCAGGTAATCTTTTAAATATTGGATATAAATATCATAAGTTGGATTCTGATAACAATAAGCTACAGGAAAAAGTCGTAACTGAAGTGAAGCAGGATTCACCACTAGATAGAAAAATTGATTTTAATCAATTAAAGAGTATTAATGAAGATATTATTGGTTGGATTTATATTCCTAATACAAATATTGACTATGCTTTATTGAAAGGAAAAACAAATGATACATACATTCATACAAACTATGAAAAGAAGTATTCATTTGGAGGCAGTATCTTCTTAGATGAAGATAATAATGCATCATTGACTGATAGTAATACAATTATCTATGGTCATAATATGAAGAATGGTGCAATGTTTGCGAATATTAAGAAGTTTGCGGATCATGATTATTTTATTAATCATCCTGAAGTATATATTTATTTACCAGATGGCAGCATTAATGTATATTCTGTCTATAGTACAAAGATCATTGATGCAAGAAGTGATTATTACTTGAAGGATATTGATTATGCAAGTTATGTAGCCAATGCGAAATCATCCGCTAAACAATCAAGAGATGTAGATACACAAAATGGGGCACCATTATTGCTTTTATCTACTTGTTATGCGCCTGATACAACAACACGTAGTGTTTTATTTGCTAGACTAGAAAAGAACGTAAAGTAA
- the ispD gene encoding 2-C-methyl-D-erythritol 4-phosphate cytidylyltransferase translates to MYSAIILCAGSGKRTGLGYNKMFYQLQGETVYEKTVNVFLHDKRCEEIIIVCKKEEQSHFKKLLNKKCMKFVEGGKERQDSVYEGLKHVTSDYVMIHDGARPFVKKDLLDRLVEGMEEHKAVLAMVPCKDTIKRVKDGKVVETLIRSELMQAQTPQAFDTVLIRNAYKEAIENNIQATDDASMLELQGKDVYVVEGDYDNIKITTKEDLK, encoded by the coding sequence ATGTATAGCGCAATTATATTATGTGCAGGAAGTGGTAAGAGAACAGGGCTTGGTTACAACAAGATGTTCTATCAATTACAGGGAGAGACTGTATATGAAAAGACAGTGAATGTCTTTTTACATGATAAGAGATGTGAAGAGATCATTATTGTATGTAAAAAAGAAGAACAGTCACATTTCAAGAAACTATTAAATAAGAAATGTATGAAGTTTGTGGAGGGCGGAAAAGAAAGACAGGATTCTGTTTATGAAGGATTAAAACATGTCACAAGTGATTATGTAATGATTCATGATGGCGCAAGACCTTTTGTGAAAAAAGACCTTTTAGATCGTTTAGTAGAAGGTATGGAAGAACATAAGGCAGTTCTTGCAATGGTGCCATGTAAAGATACAATCAAGCGTGTGAAGGATGGTAAGGTAGTAGAAACACTCATTCGTTCTGAATTGATGCAGGCGCAGACACCACAGGCTTTTGATACAGTGCTTATTAGAAATGCATATAAAGAAGCCATTGAAAATAATATCCAGGCAACAGATGATGCATCGATGTTAGAATTACAGGGAAAAGATGTTTATGTCGTAGAAGGTGACTATGACAATATTAAAATCACAACGAAAGAAGATCTAAAATAA
- the rpsF gene encoding 30S ribosomal protein S6, which translates to MNKYEIMMILKPDLEDDAKTALLDGFKAILTEGEGVVDNVDTEKLGLRELAYEIKDYTKGLYVVIDTHTTAEAIAEFERLSRINPSVLRHLTLRRD; encoded by the coding sequence ATGAACAAGTATGAAATTATGATGATTTTAAAACCTGACTTAGAAGATGATGCAAAGACTGCATTATTAGATGGTTTTAAAGCAATCTTAACTGAAGGTGAAGGTGTTGTTGATAACGTTGACACTGAAAAGTTAGGCTTACGTGAATTAGCTTACGAAATCAAAGATTATACTAAGGGGTTATATGTAGTAATTGATACTCATACAACTGCAGAAGCAATCGCTGAATTCGAACGTTTATCACGTATCAACCCAAGCGTATTACGTCACTTAACTTTAAGAAGAGACTAA
- the ssb gene encoding single-stranded DNA-binding protein — protein MLNRVALVGRLTRDPELRRTGNGTAVTSFTLAVDRNFSTRDGQEADFINCVVWRKPAENVAQYCSKGSLVSVDGRIQTRSYDNNQGQRVYVTEVVADSVQFLETRAQRERTQQSAPMMQQPTMTQQPRQNNNDFYDMKTVDLDKDFDDSVNSYDIMEDDIQF, from the coding sequence ATGCTTAACCGTGTCGCATTAGTCGGAAGACTTACAAGAGATCCTGAATTAAGAAGAACAGGTAATGGTACAGCTGTAACAAGTTTTACTTTAGCAGTTGATCGTAACTTCTCAACAAGAGATGGTCAGGAAGCTGATTTCATTAACTGTGTTGTATGGAGAAAACCTGCTGAAAATGTTGCACAGTATTGCAGCAAGGGTTCACTTGTATCAGTCGATGGTCGTATACAGACTCGTAGTTACGACAACAATCAGGGCCAGAGAGTTTATGTAACAGAGGTTGTCGCTGATTCAGTTCAGTTCTTGGAAACAAGAGCACAGAGAGAAAGAACTCAGCAGAGTGCACCTATGATGCAGCAGCCTACAATGACTCAGCAGCCTAGACAAAACAACAATGACTTCTATGATATGAAGACAGTGGATCTAGATAAAGATTTTGATGATTCAGTGAATTCATATGATATCATGGAAGACGATATTCAATTCTAA
- the rpsR gene encoding 30S ribosomal protein S18 yields MAFRRQRMGRRKVCYFTKNKIDYIDYKDVELLKRFISANGKIIPRRVTGTSAKYQRKLARAIKRARQMALLPYVGE; encoded by the coding sequence ATGGCTTTCAGAAGACAGAGAATGGGTAGAAGAAAAGTTTGCTACTTCACTAAAAACAAGATTGATTACATTGATTATAAAGATGTTGAACTTTTAAAGAGATTTATCTCAGCTAATGGTAAAATCATCCCAAGACGTGTAACTGGTACAAGCGCTAAGTATCAGAGAAAACTTGCTAGAGCAATCAAGAGAGCAAGACAGATGGCTTTATTACCATACGTTGGTGAATAA
- a CDS encoding pyridoxamine 5'-phosphate oxidase family protein codes for MRRKDREITDFNEMMKIIAKCDTCRVAMFDETFPYIVPLNFGTDVEDNQLYLYFHGAKIGKKIDLMRQNKNVSFEMDCEHNIIMYDERMSCTMGYESVIGYGEVEFLSEEEKMHGLKVLMRHYHEEDFKFNTKMIGAIEVFRIKVLSMTGKKRDNIHPEEKVKRHISLG; via the coding sequence GTGAGACGAAAAGATAGAGAAATAACTGACTTTAATGAAATGATGAAAATCATTGCGAAATGTGATACATGCAGAGTTGCCATGTTTGATGAAACATTCCCTTATATTGTTCCTCTTAACTTTGGGACTGATGTAGAGGATAATCAATTGTATTTATACTTTCATGGTGCAAAGATTGGTAAGAAAATTGATCTTATGAGACAGAATAAGAATGTTTCTTTTGAGATGGATTGTGAACATAATATTATTATGTATGATGAAAGAATGTCCTGTACTATGGGATATGAGAGTGTGATTGGTTATGGTGAAGTAGAATTCTTAAGTGAAGAAGAGAAGATGCATGGGTTAAAGGTATTAATGCGTCATTATCATGAAGAAGACTTCAAATTCAATACAAAGATGATTGGGGCTATTGAAGTATTTAGAATTAAAGTATTGAGTATGACTGGAAAAAAGAGAGATAATATTCATCCAGAAGAAAAAGTTAAGAGACATATTTCACTAGGTTAA
- a CDS encoding 6-phospho-beta-glucosidase yields the protein MLNKDFLWGGALAAHQFEGGVLDTTKGLSVADVMTAGAHGVPREITDGVIEGKYYPNHIGIDFYHHYKEDIAMFADIGFKCFRTSIAWTRIFPLGDEEQPDEEGLQFYDDVFDELLKYGIEPVITLSHFEMPYHLAKEYGGFMNRKTVDFFVKFAEVCFKRYKNKVKYWMTFNEINNQMNFVNDIYGWTNSGAHFGNYDNPEEAMYQCAHHTLVASAKAVKIGKEINPDFLIGDMISMVPFYPYSCSPKDQLLAQQLMHDRFFFSDVQCRGHYPAYALKMFERKRFNINITDEDKKALSEGAVDYIGFSYYMSNTVDSNSIRDVSTTTDGSSEHSVKNPYIKETDWGWAIDPEGLRYVLNQFYERYELPMFIVENGFGAIDKKEEDGSCRDSYRIDYLRAHIEQMKKAVEEDGVNLMGYTPWGCIDCISFTTGEMKKRYGFIYVDRDNEGNGTLERSKKDSYEWYKKVIASNGEVL from the coding sequence ATGTTAAACAAAGACTTTTTATGGGGTGGCGCTTTAGCTGCTCATCAATTTGAAGGTGGTGTACTAGATACTACTAAAGGTTTAAGTGTTGCAGATGTAATGACTGCAGGTGCTCATGGTGTGCCTAGAGAAATTACTGATGGTGTGATTGAAGGAAAGTATTATCCTAATCATATTGGAATTGATTTCTATCATCATTATAAAGAGGATATTGCGATGTTTGCAGATATCGGCTTTAAGTGTTTTAGAACATCTATTGCCTGGACAAGAATCTTCCCATTAGGTGATGAAGAACAGCCTGATGAAGAAGGTTTACAGTTCTATGATGATGTATTTGATGAATTATTAAAGTATGGTATTGAACCAGTTATTACTTTATCTCACTTTGAAATGCCTTATCATCTTGCCAAAGAATATGGCGGATTCATGAACAGAAAAACAGTCGATTTCTTTGTGAAGTTTGCTGAAGTATGCTTTAAAAGATACAAAAATAAAGTAAAGTACTGGATGACTTTCAATGAAATCAATAACCAGATGAACTTTGTGAATGATATTTATGGCTGGACAAATAGTGGTGCTCATTTTGGAAATTATGATAATCCAGAAGAAGCCATGTATCAGTGTGCACATCATACTTTAGTAGCAAGCGCAAAGGCAGTTAAGATTGGTAAAGAGATTAATCCTGATTTCTTAATTGGGGATATGATTTCTATGGTTCCTTTCTATCCTTATAGCTGTTCTCCTAAGGATCAGTTATTAGCACAGCAGTTAATGCATGATCGTTTCTTCTTTAGTGATGTGCAGTGTCGTGGACATTATCCTGCTTATGCATTAAAGATGTTTGAAAGAAAAAGGTTTAATATTAATATTACTGATGAAGATAAAAAAGCTTTATCAGAAGGTGCTGTGGATTATATTGGATTTAGTTATTATATGTCTAATACAGTTGATTCTAATTCTATCAGAGATGTTTCTACTACTACAGATGGTTCTAGTGAACATTCTGTTAAGAATCCATATATCAAAGAAACTGACTGGGGATGGGCTATTGATCCTGAAGGTTTAAGATATGTATTGAATCAATTCTATGAAAGATATGAACTACCAATGTTTATTGTAGAGAATGGTTTTGGTGCTATTGATAAGAAGGAAGAAGATGGCAGTTGTCGTGATTCCTATCGTATTGATTATTTAAGAGCACATATTGAACAGATGAAAAAAGCTGTAGAAGAAGATGGAGTCAATTTAATGGGTTATACACCTTGGGGTTGTATTGACTGTATTTCTTTTACTACAGGTGAAATGAAAAAGCGTTATGGCTTTATTTATGTAGATAGAGATAATGAAGGAAATGGTACATTAGAAAGAAGCAAGAAAGATTCTTACGAATGGTACAAAAAAGTGATTGCATCTAATGGTGAAGTATTATAA
- a CDS encoding SemiSWEET transporter yields the protein MVGTTAAILTTISFVPQACQVIKTKDTSGISLGMYIAFVLGVFLWIIHGIKIQDMNLIGANAITFVFASIILTYKIKYK from the coding sequence ATGGTTGGAACTACCGCCGCAATTCTTACTACTATCTCATTCGTGCCACAGGCTTGTCAGGTTATTAAGACAAAGGATACTTCTGGTATTTCACTAGGTATGTATATTGCCTTTGTGTTAGGTGTATTCTTATGGATTATTCATGGTATCAAGATTCAGGATATGAACTTAATTGGTGCAAATGCGATTACTTTTGTATTTGCTTCTATTATCTTAACTTACAAAATTAAATATAAATAA
- a CDS encoding MurR/RpiR family transcriptional regulator has protein sequence MHPTILEQFKKDFKLNENDLFIIQYIIEHSEEITSYSSHQLAKETYSSPTAIIRLVKKIGFKNYNDFKLNIHSLLNKYTLSNMRIMSNEDLYTIKNKLAKIETGIINQTKENLNSNVFNEVMTIISRNKYIDIIANDANAAISEYGSHILSSVNKFVNVYHNGNRQLWFSLNVTSDHTVILISKFGKTRHLLNIADTLKQRHIPFIVITTDDTNDLAHKTPYVLYGINHGELDNLKDMIFYISLKYIFDLIYTALFSYDYKQAKEVDDLYAKIYSSENE, from the coding sequence ATGCATCCTACGATTCTAGAACAATTTAAAAAAGATTTTAAACTCAATGAAAATGATTTATTTATCATACAGTATATTATTGAACATAGTGAAGAGATTACATCTTATTCATCACATCAGCTTGCAAAAGAGACTTACAGCAGCCCTACTGCAATCATTCGTTTAGTAAAAAAGATTGGCTTTAAAAACTATAATGACTTTAAGTTAAATATCCATAGCCTGCTCAATAAATATACACTATCCAATATGCGTATTATGTCTAATGAAGATCTCTATACTATTAAGAATAAACTTGCGAAAATAGAAACAGGTATTATCAACCAAACAAAGGAAAATTTAAATTCAAATGTGTTTAATGAAGTTATGACTATAATTTCTAGAAATAAGTATATTGATATTATTGCGAATGATGCAAATGCAGCTATTAGTGAATATGGAAGTCATATATTATCAAGTGTGAATAAGTTTGTGAATGTATATCACAATGGAAATAGACAGCTCTGGTTCAGTTTGAATGTCACAAGTGATCATACAGTGATTCTTATAAGTAAGTTCGGTAAGACAAGACACTTATTGAATATTGCGGATACTCTCAAACAAAGACATATTCCTTTTATCGTGATTACAACGGATGATACAAATGATTTAGCTCATAAAACACCTTATGTGTTATATGGAATCAATCATGGAGAACTTGATAACCTCAAAGATATGATTTTCTATATTTCTTTGAAATATATCTTTGATTTAATCTACACTGCCTTATTCTCATATGATTATAAACAGGCAAAAGAAGTAGATGATTTATATGCGAAAATCTATTCTTCAGAGAATGAATGA
- a CDS encoding aminopeptidase produces MYAKNTWEKYKDNLNEVMEYNEGYKDYISKNKTERACVKDSIRLAKEKGFKPLDSFETLKPGDKVYVNNRDKNIALFVIGNKPLTEGMRILGAHIDSPRMDLKQNPLYESEGFVLADTHYYGGVKKYQWVTIPLSLYGVVAKKDGTVVDVVIGEDDNDPVVGISDLLIHLAAEQLDKKAAKVIEGENLDVTLGNMPLVGEEKDAVKANILKLLKDKYDIEEEDFVSAEIEVVPSGKARDYGLDRSMIAGYGHDDRVCAYTSLTAILDMDVCDYTCCTILVDKEEIGSVGATGAQSLFFENTVGEMLVKMGIDSFVQTRLTLSRSKMLSSDVSAGVDPLFVSVNDKKNAAYLGNGIVFNKYTGARGKSGSNDASAEYVARIRAVMDESKIHYQTAELGKVDLGGGGTIAYILGNYNMDVIDAGIAVLNMHAPMEIVSKVDVYETYQAYIAFLKNA; encoded by the coding sequence ATGTACGCAAAAAATACATGGGAAAAGTATAAGGACAATCTCAATGAAGTCATGGAATATAATGAAGGTTATAAAGATTATATTTCAAAAAACAAAACAGAACGTGCTTGTGTTAAAGACTCTATTCGTTTAGCTAAAGAAAAAGGATTCAAGCCATTAGACTCTTTTGAAACACTTAAGCCAGGAGACAAGGTTTATGTCAATAACAGAGATAAGAATATTGCTTTATTTGTGATTGGTAATAAGCCACTTACAGAAGGTATGAGAATCTTAGGTGCTCATATTGACTCTCCTAGAATGGACTTAAAACAGAATCCATTATATGAATCAGAAGGATTTGTATTAGCTGATACACACTATTATGGTGGTGTAAAGAAATACCAGTGGGTGACTATTCCTCTATCATTATATGGCGTTGTCGCTAAGAAAGATGGTACTGTCGTAGATGTTGTGATTGGTGAAGATGATAATGATCCAGTAGTAGGTATCTCTGATTTACTTATTCACTTAGCTGCAGAACAGTTAGATAAGAAAGCAGCTAAAGTGATTGAAGGTGAAAACCTTGATGTTACTTTAGGTAATATGCCTTTAGTAGGTGAAGAAAAAGATGCTGTGAAGGCCAATATCTTAAAGCTATTAAAAGATAAATATGATATCGAAGAAGAAGATTTTGTATCAGCTGAAATTGAAGTTGTACCAAGTGGTAAAGCAAGAGACTATGGTTTAGATCGTTCGATGATCGCTGGTTATGGTCATGATGATAGAGTATGTGCCTATACATCTTTAACTGCAATTCTTGATATGGATGTATGTGACTATACATGCTGTACTATTCTTGTGGATAAAGAAGAAATCGGTTCAGTAGGTGCTACAGGTGCACAGTCTTTATTCTTTGAAAATACAGTTGGTGAAATGTTAGTGAAGATGGGTATTGATAGTTTTGTACAGACAAGACTTACTTTATCTAGATCAAAGATGCTTTCAAGTGATGTATCTGCTGGGGTAGATCCACTATTTGTAAGTGTGAATGATAAGAAGAACGCTGCTTATTTAGGTAATGGTATTGTATTTAATAAATATACTGGAGCAAGAGGTAAGAGCGGAAGTAATGATGCCTCTGCTGAATATGTTGCGAGAATTCGTGCTGTGATGGATGAATCAAAGATCCACTATCAGACAGCTGAACTTGGTAAGGTAGACCTGGGTGGAGGAGGCACTATTGCCTATATCCTTGGAAACTACAACATGGATGTTATTGATGCAGGTATTGCAGTATTAAACATGCATGCACCAATGGAAATCGTATCTAAAGTAGACGTATACGAAACATATCAGGCTTATATTGCATTCTTGAAGAACGCTTAA